TTTGAGGCTTTACCTTTTATGCTACAGCATGGGTATCACACCGTTTGTTTTGCCAATGAAAAAAGTTCTGATACTGGAAATTTATTCTGGGATAAATTAGGGAGTGAGGTTAATCATCAGTGGGTAAAATCTTTAGAAGCTGAACTTTATTTTCAAACATTTATCCAGCAAAATTTGCTAGAAAATTATCACTTTTTTAGTGTTTTAAAACCTTTATATGATTATCGCATTTTTCAAAATTTATCGAAGTATCCCGAATTCGTAAAAAAATCTCATTCCTGTAATGTAGATAAGCCTTGGTGTAAAAAATGTGCTAAATGTGCTTATGTTTGGTTAGGTTTTTTAGCTCATTTTGATAAAAAAATCGTGGATGATATTTTTGGGACTAATCCATTCGATGATGATGATTTAATCTTTCATTATAAAAATATGCTGGGGATCGAAGGGCATCGTTCATTTGAATGCATTGGCAACATTGAAGAATGTCAATTATTTATGAAAAAATGCATAGCAAAAGGATTGCAAGGGAAGATGGTTAATCAATTTCTTGCCTTTATAAAAAAAGATAAAAAAGAATGGGAAGGAATAGAAGAAAAATATAACCAAGTTTATGATGATCATAATATTCCTAGGGCAATTTTTGAAAAAATGAAAGAATATATTTAAACTACATATGGCTTGATCGATAATGAAAAATAAAGCGACTTTTTTACTTACCCTTTGTCTTTGTCTTCAAACTAACCTTTTTGCTACGCATGAAAAAAAACTCTCCGATTTTTATGAGATAGCTAAAGAAAAGTGTCAAGATATACCCTCGATTAGAAAAGAGATGGATCGCATTAATGAAGAAATTATTCTTTTGTTAACTGAACGAACAGCTTTTGTAAAAAGAGCCGGAGATCTTAAATCCAAAACAACTAAAGTGGCAGATGATCGAGTAAGAGTGCAAGAGCAAGAAGAAAAAATTATTCTTCAATCCATTCTGCATGATCTTCCGATCGAAATAAGTGTGCCAGTTTTTCGAGAAATTATGGAACATTCTATTCGATTTCAACAAGATTACATCGATCGAAATTATAAACAATATTAATGCATTGTTTAAGGAGAATGAATTTAAATTTAGCTAATATTTCAATATTCAATTTAGCCAAAATGTTAACACTTCTCCCTTGTCTTTAATATCTTTACTGCTTTATCCATAATTCAAAAGTCTAAATTAAGTTAAACTGCGGTAATGATAATGAAAATATGCATTTTATGTCTTGGAACTCAAGGTGATATTTTGCCTTATATAGCATTAGGTGCAGAGTTAAAAAGACGTGGACATGATGTCAGAATTGCGTCTTTTTCTAAAGCTAAAACACTGTGTGAAAAATATGGTTTATCTTTTTCTTGTGTAGAAGGGGATGTGACCTTATTAATTTCATCTGAAAAGGGGGAAGACTTTTTTTTGAAAAAGAAAAAAGGGCAATTAGCCTTGATAAAAGAATTTTTTCATTACACTCGTCAGGTCATCGATCAACAATTAGACACTTCACTAAAGGCTGTTGAAGGGAGTGAATTATTGTTGTTTAACCATAACGCTTTTGCAGGGCCACATTTAGGTGAATTTTTTAATATTCCAAGTATTCGGATTACACCCATTCTTAATGTTTGGTCAAAGGAATACCCTTCTTATTTTTTTTTAAAACTGGCTAAATTTGGAAAAGTTGGATCATTATTAAGTCATTTTTTTCATGAACAATTTTTATGGCAACCTATCCGTAAAAAAGTTAATTCTTGGAGAAAAAATAAACTACATTTACAAAGAACTCATTTTTTTGGAAATTCATTTGATAAAATAAACAAAAAAATACCAATCGTGGTTACAATAAATCCAAATTTTTTTCCACCACCTAAGGATTGGGGAAAAAAGATTGTGATGACAAACTTTTGTAGAGTTTACGAGAAAAATACTTGGAAACCTTCAGAAGAATTAGAAGAATTTGTTAAAAAACCCGTCGATCTTTATGTTAGTTTAGGAAGTGCTTCACCTGGATGTCCTCCTTCTTTGATTGCAAAAATGATTGAAGTATTAACAAAAAATAAGATTCGGACCATTATTAACGCTGATTTACCTTTAAATAATATTTTGCTTCCTTCTTGGATATTTCCCGTTAAATATGTACCTCATGATTGGATTTTACCAAAAGTTAAAGGAATGATACATCATGGAGGAGTAGGAACTTTAGCTGCAGCACTTTATGATGCAATTCCTATGCTTATAATTCCTTTTTTTTCAGATCAATTTTTTTGGGGAGAATATATAGAA
This DNA window, taken from Candidatus Rubidus massiliensis, encodes the following:
- a CDS encoding chorismate mutase — translated: MKNKATFLLTLCLCLQTNLFATHEKKLSDFYEIAKEKCQDIPSIRKEMDRINEEIILLLTERTAFVKRAGDLKSKTTKVADDRVRVQEQEEKIILQSILHDLPIEISVPVFREIMEHSIRFQQDYIDRNYKQY
- a CDS encoding ecdysteroid UDP-glucosyltransferase; this encodes MIMKICILCLGTQGDILPYIALGAELKRRGHDVRIASFSKAKTLCEKYGLSFSCVEGDVTLLISSEKGEDFFLKKKKGQLALIKEFFHYTRQVIDQQLDTSLKAVEGSELLLFNHNAFAGPHLGEFFNIPSIRITPILNVWSKEYPSYFFLKLAKFGKVGSLLSHFFHEQFLWQPIRKKVNSWRKNKLHLQRTHFFGNSFDKINKKIPIVVTINPNFFPPPKDWGKKIVMTNFCRVYEKNTWKPSEELEEFVKKPVDLYVSLGSASPGCPPSLIAKMIEVLTKNKIRTIINADLPLNNILLPSWIFPVKYVPHDWILPKVKGMIHHGGVGTLAAALYDAIPMLIIPFFSDQFFWGEYIEQLQLGPKPINVSTFTPNLFEERLNDLLTNQTYKKNVKEMQQKILEIPDGVDLTIAAIFNLLQQMKKDDK